One Candidatus Ornithobacterium hominis genomic region harbors:
- the dnaN gene encoding DNA polymerase III subunit beta, translating to MRFIVSSSKLQKHLQMISGVINSSNTMPILDNFLFELDEGKLKVTGSDMETTVSTVIPVDSDDTDSLCVPSRILLDTLKTFPDQPLTFHKKEENLLEITSDQGRYQLSYLSADDFPEAPELEDIESMTMPVDVLVEAINKTLFATGNDEHRPVMTGVFFELSTDECRFVATDAHRLVKYMRSELKTQKNAQFIMPKKPLNLIKNIFPLGEDVMIDYNETNTRFTTGDLTVLCRLIDGKYPAYNAVIPKDNPNVLTINRVQFLNSLKRVSIFANKSTHLVRLKLTGSELSISTEDVDFSNKAEETFACDYNGNDIQIGFNAKFLSEMLQNLQSNDVTLSMSEPNRAGIIEPIDGLEDGEKILMLVMPLMLSA from the coding sequence ATGAGATTTATAGTATCTAGTTCTAAGCTACAAAAACACCTGCAAATGATTAGCGGTGTTATCAACTCTAGCAATACCATGCCCATTTTAGATAACTTCTTATTTGAATTGGATGAAGGGAAATTAAAAGTAACAGGCTCTGATATGGAAACCACGGTTTCTACAGTGATTCCAGTAGATTCAGACGATACCGATTCTTTGTGTGTGCCGTCTAGAATTTTATTAGATACTTTAAAAACCTTCCCAGATCAGCCTTTAACTTTTCATAAGAAAGAAGAGAATCTGTTAGAAATCACATCAGACCAAGGTCGCTATCAACTTTCTTACTTATCGGCAGATGACTTCCCAGAAGCCCCTGAATTAGAAGATATAGAAAGCATGACGATGCCCGTGGATGTGCTAGTAGAAGCTATCAATAAAACACTTTTTGCCACAGGAAATGATGAGCATAGACCAGTGATGACAGGCGTTTTCTTTGAGTTGAGCACGGATGAGTGTCGATTTGTTGCTACGGATGCACATCGATTGGTGAAATACATGCGTTCTGAACTAAAAACTCAAAAGAATGCCCAATTCATCATGCCTAAGAAACCTTTGAATTTAATTAAAAATATATTCCCGCTAGGTGAAGATGTGATGATTGATTATAACGAAACCAACACGAGATTCACCACTGGGGATTTGACGGTGCTGTGTCGCTTGATAGATGGGAAGTACCCAGCTTACAATGCTGTGATACCAAAAGATAATCCAAATGTTTTGACCATTAACCGAGTTCAATTTTTAAATTCGCTGAAAAGGGTTTCTATTTTTGCTAATAAATCAACACATTTGGTTCGCCTCAAATTAACTGGCAGTGAATTGAGCATCAGTACAGAAGATGTTGATTTTTCCAATAAAGCTGAGGAAACTTTTGCTTGTGATTATAATGGGAATGATATACAAATCGGGTTCAATGCTAAATTTTTAAGTGAAATGTTACAAAATCTACAGAGTAATGATGTAACACTCTCTATGTCAGAACCTAACCGTGCAGGAATCATTGAACCAATTGACGGCTTAGAAGATGGAGAAAAAATATTGATGCTGGTGATGCCATTGATGCTTTCGGCATAA
- a CDS encoding methylated-DNA--[protein]-cysteine S-methyltransferase, producing the protein MQVFTHFIHSPMGEIFAAATSHSVIYLQFYDEEKITKAFPYYLSQKNAEYIQQKNEILRLLEIQLQAYFDKKLQKFDIPTQTFGKAFQVKIWEDLHEINYGERCSYKNLTSKNHPPEKVRAVASAVAKNPILILYPCHRVVGNDGSLAGYAGKIWRKEKLLQLESTAAPLSLF; encoded by the coding sequence ATGCAAGTTTTTACCCACTTTATCCATTCTCCCATGGGCGAAATTTTTGCTGCGGCGACTTCACATAGCGTTATTTATCTTCAGTTTTATGACGAAGAAAAAATCACAAAAGCTTTTCCATATTATTTGAGTCAAAAAAATGCAGAATATATTCAGCAAAAAAATGAAATATTAAGGCTTTTAGAAATTCAACTTCAAGCATATTTTGATAAAAAACTTCAGAAATTTGATATTCCTACGCAAACTTTTGGCAAGGCTTTTCAGGTTAAAATTTGGGAAGATTTGCATGAAATCAATTATGGTGAAAGGTGTTCTTACAAAAATTTAACAAGCAAAAATCATCCTCCTGAGAAGGTGCGTGCCGTTGCTAGTGCCGTTGCCAAAAACCCAATCTTGATTCTCTACCCTTGCCACCGCGTGGTGGGAAACGACGGTAGCTTGGCTGGCTACGCTGGTAAAATCTGGCGAAAAGAAAAATTATTGCAATTAGAATCTACTGCTGCTCCGTTGTCTCTATTCTAA
- a CDS encoding TonB-dependent receptor, giving the protein MIRIFFLLITISLSAQSIDLDSIEVKANHKNLREHFHKIQKIKDSVKSQSIGISLTEILREQTPIFFKESGAGMVSSVSFRGTTAQQTAVLWNGLNINSQLLGQTDFNAVSWATTDDLQVEYGSGGIMNGSGAIGGTVSLSNRPKFGKKNTQKLSLGYGSYQHLLLDYSHLMANENSYFEVKYSREQSKNDYKISSKNYENLNADFWKNDMGVNFGFLFNNQHKLLFFNEFYNDKRNFSLIISTENKSRYFNYNQRHLLRYEFQQKKLKITPEIGFLKENYTYYPNIKKTENSGNGVGSLITNLQINLKPLKKIDLKWKNGWIYRESLPDENASMKQSFRREFQTSFNGFFKPYKKLQLELGARKEWVTHFESPFLYSSAINFQALKNFELKLKAASSFRAPSFNDLYFEPGGNSDLKPEYSKSYELSSGIDFRYLKLGFNLFHQNIRDMIRWMPADRGYWKAFNVDRVRIKGLEANAEAEFNLFKIKTKTKMFFSYTDAKEVKTKLSLMYVPPIQAGLNFVFQYQKFSFGWNNRYTDDVYFSLGKEENARVKEYLLSDVMLKYAFLNNKLHVAFRINNIYNKIYQTILNRYQPQRNFNIKINYELF; this is encoded by the coding sequence ATGATAAGGATATTTTTTTTGCTCATAACAATTTCATTATCAGCGCAAAGCATTGATTTGGATTCGATAGAAGTGAAAGCGAATCACAAAAATTTACGAGAACATTTTCATAAAATCCAAAAAATCAAAGATTCAGTGAAAAGTCAAAGTATTGGGATAAGTTTAACTGAGATATTAAGAGAGCAAACCCCAATATTTTTCAAAGAAAGCGGTGCTGGCATGGTAAGCTCAGTCAGTTTCAGAGGGACGACAGCACAACAAACCGCTGTTCTTTGGAACGGGCTCAATATTAATTCTCAATTACTGGGGCAGACAGATTTCAATGCAGTAAGTTGGGCTACGACAGATGATTTACAGGTGGAGTACGGTTCTGGAGGAATCATGAATGGGAGCGGAGCCATCGGCGGAACCGTGTCTTTAAGCAATCGACCGAAGTTTGGCAAAAAAAATACTCAAAAATTAAGTTTGGGCTATGGGAGCTATCAGCATTTATTGCTGGATTACAGCCACTTGATGGCGAATGAAAACAGCTATTTTGAAGTCAAATACTCAAGAGAACAATCAAAAAATGATTATAAAATTTCATCTAAAAATTATGAGAATTTAAATGCCGATTTTTGGAAAAATGATATGGGTGTAAATTTTGGTTTCCTTTTTAATAATCAACATAAACTTTTGTTTTTCAATGAGTTTTATAATGATAAAAGAAATTTTTCGCTCATTATTTCAACAGAAAATAAAAGTCGATATTTTAATTATAATCAAAGACATTTGCTGCGCTATGAATTTCAGCAGAAAAAGTTAAAAATCACCCCCGAAATTGGTTTTTTAAAAGAAAATTATACCTATTACCCTAATATAAAGAAAACAGAAAACAGCGGGAATGGTGTAGGATCACTGATAACAAATCTTCAAATAAATTTAAAGCCTTTAAAAAAAATAGATTTAAAATGGAAAAATGGATGGATTTACCGGGAAAGTTTGCCAGATGAAAATGCGTCAATGAAGCAATCTTTTCGGCGTGAATTTCAAACTTCTTTCAACGGATTTTTTAAGCCTTATAAAAAATTGCAACTAGAATTAGGAGCTAGAAAAGAATGGGTTACACATTTTGAGTCACCGTTTTTGTACTCTTCGGCGATTAATTTTCAAGCCTTAAAAAATTTTGAATTAAAGTTAAAAGCCGCAAGTTCATTTCGAGCACCTAGTTTTAATGATTTATACTTCGAGCCAGGGGGAAATTCAGACTTAAAACCCGAATATTCTAAATCATATGAGTTGAGTTCAGGTATTGATTTTAGGTATCTAAAGCTAGGATTCAATTTATTCCATCAAAACATCAGAGATATGATTCGCTGGATGCCAGCAGATAGAGGATATTGGAAGGCATTTAATGTTGATCGAGTGAGAATCAAAGGACTAGAAGCAAATGCTGAGGCTGAATTCAATCTTTTTAAAATAAAGACAAAAACCAAAATGTTTTTCAGCTATACCGATGCCAAAGAAGTGAAAACAAAATTATCTTTAATGTACGTTCCGCCCATTCAAGCTGGTTTGAATTTTGTTTTTCAGTATCAAAAATTTAGTTTTGGATGGAACAATCGCTATACCGATGATGTTTATTTTTCGCTTGGGAAAGAAGAAAATGCTCGCGTAAAGGAATATTTACTGAGTGATGTGATGCTAAAGTATGCTTTTTTAAACAATAAACTTCACGTTGCCTTTAGAATTAATAATATATATAATAAAATTTATCAAACAATATTGAATAGATACCAACCACAAAGAAATTTTAATATAAAAATAAATTATGAACTATTTTAG
- the glgP gene encoding alpha-glucan family phosphorylase, translating into MSNKLPQAFRHPYAFNPNFETSVAYFCMEYAIDQSLKIYSGGLGFLAGSHMRSAFDQKQNLIGIGILWKYGYYDQFKKEDRKMGVLFQEKLYHFLEDTNIKFTIKIAGNDVWVKAYYLNPKTFGTAPLFLLSTDVPENDYLARSTTFKLYDSDPKAKIAQCMVLGLGGAKLLEELNYDPEVYHFNEAHALSAVFNWLPKMGKEKLKEKLVFTTHTPEEAGNEKHDLNILRELGFFNGLPTERVREFTNTDGFEFNHSLVALKLARKANGVSKLHGEVAQEMWAHYEGICPITHITNAQNKKYWADERIEKARQDNDLNALKARKREMKQYLFDEVANQTGKLFNPDVFTMVWARRFAEYKRADLITRDAERFEELMKNSKYPVQIIFAGKPYPMDYNAIRTYDFLVELSHKYKNMSVLAGYELHLSNKLKDGSDVWLNNPRVTREASGTSGMTAAMNGSINFSTNDGWIREFEEISPESVYTLPIIDHTLPHYDQDKMDLANLYKILENEILPLYYGDNDAWFRKVHKSMSDVVPFFDSDRMASDYYTELYNI; encoded by the coding sequence ATGAGTAATAAGTTACCTCAAGCGTTCAGGCATCCTTACGCTTTCAATCCTAATTTTGAGACGTCTGTAGCGTATTTTTGTATGGAGTATGCGATAGACCAAAGTCTAAAAATTTACAGTGGTGGGCTTGGTTTCTTGGCGGGTTCTCACATGAGAAGTGCTTTCGACCAAAAGCAAAATTTGATTGGGATTGGGATTTTGTGGAAGTATGGCTACTATGACCAGTTCAAAAAAGAAGACCGAAAAATGGGCGTTCTATTCCAAGAGAAACTTTATCATTTTCTAGAAGATACGAACATCAAATTTACCATCAAAATCGCTGGAAATGATGTTTGGGTAAAAGCTTATTATTTAAATCCTAAGACTTTTGGTACGGCTCCACTTTTCCTATTGAGTACCGATGTCCCAGAGAATGACTACTTGGCTCGTTCTACAACCTTCAAACTCTATGATAGCGACCCAAAAGCTAAAATTGCTCAATGCATGGTTCTTGGCCTAGGTGGTGCTAAATTGCTAGAAGAACTGAATTACGACCCTGAGGTTTACCATTTCAACGAGGCTCATGCTCTATCTGCCGTGTTTAACTGGTTACCCAAAATGGGAAAAGAAAAATTAAAAGAGAAACTGGTGTTCACTACTCATACGCCTGAGGAGGCTGGGAATGAGAAACATGACTTAAACATTTTGCGTGAGTTAGGTTTTTTTAATGGCTTACCCACCGAACGCGTGAGGGAATTTACAAATACTGATGGCTTTGAGTTTAATCACTCGCTGGTGGCTTTGAAATTGGCAAGGAAAGCTAATGGCGTATCAAAATTACACGGTGAAGTGGCTCAGGAAATGTGGGCTCACTATGAAGGGATTTGCCCGATTACGCACATTACCAATGCTCAAAATAAAAAATATTGGGCTGATGAACGCATTGAAAAAGCACGCCAAGACAATGACTTGAATGCACTGAAGGCTCGTAAGAGAGAAATGAAGCAATATCTGTTTGATGAAGTAGCAAATCAGACAGGTAAATTATTCAATCCTGATGTTTTCACAATGGTATGGGCACGCCGATTTGCGGAATACAAAAGAGCTGACCTAATAACTCGCGATGCTGAACGATTTGAAGAATTGATGAAAAATTCTAAATACCCTGTTCAGATTATTTTTGCAGGGAAGCCTTACCCGATGGACTATAACGCCATTCGCACATATGATTTTTTGGTGGAATTGAGCCACAAGTACAAAAATATGTCGGTATTAGCAGGCTACGAGCTACATCTTTCTAATAAATTAAAAGACGGTTCTGATGTTTGGCTGAATAATCCGCGTGTGACGAGAGAGGCTTCTGGAACTAGCGGAATGACTGCTGCGATGAATGGCTCCATCAATTTCTCTACCAATGATGGGTGGATTCGTGAATTTGAAGAAATAAGCCCAGAAAGTGTTTACACTTTACCCATCATCGATCACACATTACCGCACTATGACCAAGATAAAATGGATTTAGCCAATCTATACAAAATTTTGGAGAATGAAATTTTACCGCTTTACTATGGCGATAATGATGCGTGGTTTAGAAAAGTTCATAAATCAATGAGTGATGTAGTACCTTTCTTTGACTCAGACCGAATGGCAAGTGATTACTATACAGAACTTTACAATATTTAA
- a CDS encoding DUF5074 domain-containing protein, whose product MNYFSKMTVFAVALFTVFSCTNSDEDFVNPSGKFVSTGILISNEGNFGSANASIDILTNEGELQTDVFKKSNENKLLGDVLQGAFIDKDYTYLVVNNSNKVEILEKGTHKIKFTITEELNLPRYVTVTNDYILVTNNNSTYAGQSGGYVSVYKKGDFSFHSNIEFPEQIEKIFSNEKYIYVQQSYFSTGNKIIKLDASTLKKLDEIVLAKNFSDMSWGTGKYFYALSNGESKCNDFSACKEEINGEIYQIEKSTGTISKIFHFNSYATNIDHYYDDQVFFTTSNQVYKINTENENAQPESIIETEKNDWDNFYGFSVLKNKIYLSNVNGFVASSDVYIYNNNGNLEKEFKGGRGVNDFYLY is encoded by the coding sequence ATGAACTATTTTAGTAAAATGACCGTTTTTGCGGTAGCATTATTTACCGTATTTTCATGTACAAATTCAGATGAAGATTTTGTAAATCCATCAGGAAAATTTGTTTCGACAGGAATTTTGATTTCAAATGAAGGAAATTTTGGTTCTGCGAATGCATCTATTGATATTTTAACAAATGAAGGAGAACTGCAAACGGATGTTTTCAAAAAATCAAATGAAAACAAACTTCTAGGAGATGTTTTACAGGGCGCTTTTATAGATAAAGATTATACTTATTTGGTCGTGAATAATTCTAATAAAGTAGAAATTTTAGAAAAAGGAACCCATAAAATTAAATTTACCATTACAGAAGAATTAAACTTGCCACGTTATGTTACAGTGACCAATGATTATATCTTAGTAACTAACAATAACTCTACATATGCCGGCCAATCGGGTGGGTATGTTTCTGTGTATAAGAAAGGTGATTTTAGCTTTCATTCCAATATCGAGTTTCCAGAGCAAATTGAGAAAATATTTAGTAATGAGAAGTACATTTACGTGCAGCAGTCCTATTTCAGTACCGGGAATAAAATTATAAAATTGGATGCTTCAACATTGAAGAAATTAGATGAAATTGTTTTAGCTAAAAACTTTAGCGATATGTCTTGGGGAACAGGAAAATACTTCTATGCACTTAGCAATGGGGAAAGTAAATGTAATGACTTCTCAGCGTGCAAAGAAGAGATTAACGGAGAAATCTACCAAATAGAAAAAAGTACTGGCACAATTTCTAAAATTTTTCATTTCAACAGTTACGCTACGAATATAGATCATTATTATGACGATCAAGTTTTTTTCACAACGAGTAATCAGGTCTATAAAATCAATACAGAAAATGAAAATGCTCAACCCGAATCCATCATTGAGACAGAAAAAAACGATTGGGACAATTTCTATGGCTTTTCTGTTTTGAAAAATAAAATATATTTGTCAAATGTCAATGGATTTGTTGCTTCATCTGATGTATATATCTATAATAATAATGGGAATTTAGAGAAAGAATTTAAGGGAGGTCGAGGCGTAAATGACTTCTATCTTTATTAA
- a CDS encoding metal-dependent hydrolase has product MKLTFHGHATLEIQTENHKLLVDPFITGNPLVENYDLEKFKPDYIILTHAHQDHVLDAEKIAKNTEAVIISNAEIAAYYQEKGIKTHGMNTGGAFDFPFGRLVSTIAFHSSSFDDGTYGGNPNGYIFFLGDKKIYVAGDTSLTQEMKLIPELYGVMDLAVLPIGDNFTMGPKQAAKAAEFIKPKNILGYHYDTFPPIKIDKQEAKKTFEAIGFELNLLEIGESLNF; this is encoded by the coding sequence ATGAAACTCACCTTCCACGGACATGCTACTTTAGAAATTCAAACCGAAAATCATAAACTTTTAGTTGACCCATTTATCACGGGGAATCCCTTAGTTGAAAACTATGATTTAGAGAAGTTTAAGCCAGATTATATTATTTTGACTCATGCACATCAAGATCATGTTTTAGATGCCGAAAAAATAGCGAAAAACACAGAAGCAGTCATCATTTCTAATGCAGAAATTGCCGCTTATTACCAAGAAAAAGGAATCAAAACTCACGGTATGAATACGGGAGGTGCCTTTGATTTCCCTTTTGGGCGTTTAGTTTCTACCATTGCTTTTCACTCCAGTAGTTTTGATGATGGAACTTACGGAGGCAACCCCAATGGCTATATTTTCTTTTTGGGTGATAAAAAAATTTATGTCGCAGGAGACACATCATTGACTCAAGAAATGAAGTTGATACCAGAGCTTTATGGTGTGATGGATTTGGCCGTATTACCTATTGGCGATAACTTCACGATGGGGCCAAAACAGGCAGCAAAAGCCGCTGAATTTATAAAGCCTAAAAATATTTTAGGTTACCATTACGACACCTTCCCACCAATAAAAATTGATAAACAGGAAGCGAAGAAAACTTTCGAAGCCATTGGGTTTGAATTAAATTTACTGGAAATAGGAGAATCTCTAAATTTCTAA
- a CDS encoding DUF3817 domain-containing protein, with translation MLKEIQSYFEKVPPEKRKKRFKNACIVEGVTCILLFLVAMPVKYQFGIWWQMIPVGILHGAAFMWYLVQLPFVKKLYQWDDEDYVFAILSAFFPFATFWVEKKLI, from the coding sequence ATGCTAAAAGAAATTCAATCCTATTTTGAAAAAGTTCCGCCAGAGAAAAGAAAAAAACGCTTTAAAAATGCTTGCATAGTTGAAGGCGTTACGTGTATTTTACTTTTTCTGGTAGCAATGCCCGTTAAATATCAATTTGGTATTTGGTGGCAGATGATTCCTGTGGGGATTCTGCATGGAGCTGCCTTTATGTGGTATTTAGTTCAACTTCCCTTTGTAAAAAAATTATACCAGTGGGATGATGAGGATTATGTGTTTGCTATTTTATCTGCTTTTTTCCCTTTTGCTACCTTTTGGGTAGAAAAAAAATTAATATGA
- a CDS encoding META domain-containing protein produces MKKSLLYISLSVFMLSCSPMPMKKKVNVDALYGTWFLQNDNHAELGFEKQKLHLTFSQEDNENKVSGFAGCNNFFGVFNSHQNNLKITQLGLTRMACPELDVEQDYIELLDKVNRFERSGENLYLYQDNLLLLHYKK; encoded by the coding sequence ATGAAAAAATCATTGCTATACATCAGTCTTTCTGTTTTTATGCTTTCTTGTAGCCCCATGCCAATGAAGAAAAAAGTAAATGTAGATGCTTTATATGGAACTTGGTTTTTGCAAAATGATAATCACGCTGAATTGGGATTTGAAAAGCAAAAATTACACCTTACATTTAGTCAAGAAGATAATGAAAATAAAGTCAGTGGGTTTGCTGGGTGTAATAATTTTTTTGGTGTTTTCAATAGTCATCAAAATAATTTGAAGATTACACAACTGGGGCTGACTAGAATGGCTTGTCCTGAGCTTGACGTGGAACAAGATTACATAGAGCTACTGGATAAGGTCAATCGCTTTGAACGTTCTGGCGAAAATTTATATCTATACCAAGACAATTTGTTGCTTTTGCATTATAAAAAATAG
- the pheT gene encoding phenylalanine--tRNA ligase subunit beta, with translation MKISYDWLREYIQTDLSIDKIAEVLTDIGLEVEGVEKIGVDEKDLEGFVVGEVIECLPHPNADKLKITQVDLGQEFPVQIVCGAPNVATGQKVPVATIGTLIKSADGSSFEIKKAKLRGESSHGMICSEKELNVSDNNDGIWVLDKNLPAGKPMKEVIDISLDYMIEIGLTPNRADAMSHFGVARDLHAALSAKKLASQLEIPFLEEIENTVGPFQIEIENEELCPAYYGAYIENVEIKESPQWLKKRLHAIGIKPSNNVVDITNYILHGLGQPLHAFDADTIAHQKIIVKTGFEENFKILDQTEKKLKKTDLIISDENKPLAIAGVMGGLDSSVKNSTKNIFLESAYFKPTGIRKTAKRLGINSDASFRYERGIDPNITGLALEKAIQLILEVGGGVLVQKIKNRPREITDFDVILKYRNLDLILGERIHRQKIKEILELLSIEIISENNDFLELKVPAYRVDVQREIDVIEEILRIYGYNSIPQKEKVSFSIVKGEGFERNDFINRLSDFLVSCGFFEAMNISMYSEKYDTKQPDTEKSIRLINSLSQDYNIMRRSLLPELIQNIQFNINRKNENLRLFEIGHAYEKTANAYQENFRLALAVSGKSNTQHWQNKETELDLFYLKGIIEALFQQLGIQKINFTQENQTLKIQLNRKEIGVLKVISNGDKNYKLSQNVVAAEIELQPIFEAYQSQQVKFSSIPKFPLVTRDLALLLDKQIQYEEILKTIHQLQIQEIKNISLFDVFEGEQLKDKKSYAIRLEILNPSKTMTDHEIDQIMNKVITELKKQLKANLR, from the coding sequence ATGAAAATTTCTTACGATTGGTTAAGAGAATATATTCAGACAGATCTTTCTATTGATAAAATAGCAGAAGTTTTAACAGATATTGGACTAGAGGTCGAAGGAGTTGAGAAAATCGGTGTAGATGAGAAGGATTTAGAGGGATTTGTAGTGGGAGAAGTCATCGAATGCTTGCCTCATCCTAATGCCGATAAATTGAAAATCACACAAGTTGATTTAGGGCAAGAGTTTCCAGTGCAAATCGTTTGTGGAGCGCCTAATGTCGCTACAGGGCAAAAAGTCCCAGTGGCAACGATAGGTACGCTAATAAAGAGTGCAGATGGTTCAAGTTTTGAAATCAAAAAAGCGAAACTCCGAGGTGAAAGTTCGCATGGGATGATTTGTTCTGAAAAGGAATTAAATGTTTCAGATAATAACGATGGGATTTGGGTTTTAGACAAAAATCTTCCCGCAGGGAAACCGATGAAAGAAGTTATAGATATTTCTTTAGATTATATGATAGAAATCGGCTTGACGCCCAATCGTGCAGATGCAATGTCTCACTTTGGCGTTGCCCGTGATTTGCACGCAGCTCTTTCAGCTAAAAAATTAGCAAGCCAACTGGAAATCCCATTTCTAGAAGAAATAGAAAACACCGTTGGGCCTTTTCAGATTGAAATTGAAAATGAGGAATTGTGCCCCGCTTATTATGGAGCCTATATTGAGAATGTAGAAATCAAAGAATCACCTCAATGGCTCAAAAAAAGACTTCATGCGATCGGCATTAAACCGAGCAATAATGTTGTAGATATTACAAATTACATTTTACACGGTTTAGGGCAGCCTTTGCATGCCTTTGATGCTGATACGATTGCACATCAAAAAATTATTGTAAAAACTGGTTTTGAAGAAAATTTCAAAATTTTAGACCAAACGGAAAAGAAATTAAAAAAAACAGATTTAATTATTTCTGACGAAAATAAACCATTAGCAATAGCTGGCGTTATGGGTGGTTTAGATTCGTCGGTAAAGAACTCTACAAAAAATATTTTTTTAGAAAGTGCTTATTTTAAACCCACAGGTATTCGAAAAACAGCCAAACGATTAGGAATTAATTCAGATGCTTCTTTTCGCTACGAGAGAGGAATCGACCCCAATATTACAGGATTAGCCTTAGAAAAAGCAATTCAGCTGATATTGGAAGTTGGGGGAGGAGTTTTGGTGCAGAAAATAAAAAATAGACCTCGGGAAATTACTGATTTTGATGTGATTTTGAAATACCGAAATCTCGATTTGATTTTGGGAGAAAGAATTCATCGCCAAAAAATTAAAGAAATTTTAGAACTACTTTCAATTGAAATTATTTCAGAAAATAATGATTTCTTGGAATTAAAGGTGCCTGCTTATCGTGTTGACGTCCAGCGAGAAATTGATGTGATAGAAGAGATTTTGCGCATTTATGGCTATAATAGCATTCCACAAAAGGAAAAAGTGAGTTTCTCTATCGTGAAGGGTGAAGGCTTTGAAAGAAATGATTTCATCAATCGACTATCTGATTTTTTGGTTTCCTGTGGTTTTTTTGAGGCCATGAATATATCGATGTACAGTGAGAAATATGATACGAAACAACCTGATACAGAGAAATCTATTCGCTTAATCAATTCCCTGAGCCAAGATTACAACATCATGCGCAGAAGTCTGTTGCCAGAACTGATTCAAAACATTCAGTTTAATATCAATCGTAAAAATGAAAATTTACGCTTGTTTGAAATCGGACATGCTTATGAAAAAACTGCAAATGCTTATCAAGAAAACTTCCGATTAGCACTTGCCGTGAGCGGGAAAAGCAATACACAGCACTGGCAAAATAAAGAAACAGAATTGGATTTGTTTTATCTGAAGGGAATTATTGAAGCTTTATTTCAACAGTTGGGAATTCAAAAAATTAATTTCACACAAGAAAATCAAACTCTAAAAATTCAATTGAATCGTAAGGAAATTGGTGTTTTAAAGGTGATTTCTAATGGAGATAAAAATTATAAGCTTTCGCAAAACGTTGTGGCAGCTGAGATTGAACTACAACCCATTTTTGAAGCATATCAATCACAGCAAGTGAAGTTTAGTAGTATTCCTAAATTCCCGTTGGTAACAAGAGATTTGGCTTTGCTGCTAGATAAACAAATTCAATATGAAGAGATTTTAAAAACTATTCATCAGCTTCAAATTCAAGAAATTAAAAATATATCACTTTTTGACGTTTTTGAAGGAGAGCAACTAAAAGATAAAAAATCATATGCCATTCGTTTAGAAATTTTAAACCCTTCTAAAACGATGACAGATCATGAAATTGATCAGATTATGAATAAAGTTATTACGGAACTTAAAAAACAATTAAAAGCTAATTTAAGATAA
- a CDS encoding Smr/MutS family protein, with protein sequence MFEFKKGDAIKLLDDNIKGIVKKVDGESVFVENSFGFLEEYHVSEVLPDGELEDEFPRAKGASKPKEVRLKEIKKKDKELKIRKEKNKIKKKGPAKKIKKVNKPTLEIDLHYNKLEYINPNFNIDSILAKQMDSLQNRLEKARENGYDKVIVIHGKGEGVLEKSIKNFCNNRGYAFYDANYEKYQKGATVIELPLNH encoded by the coding sequence ATGTTTGAATTCAAGAAAGGTGATGCGATAAAATTATTAGACGATAACATCAAAGGAATTGTAAAAAAAGTAGACGGTGAAAGTGTCTTTGTTGAAAATTCGTTTGGATTTTTAGAAGAATATCATGTTTCAGAAGTTTTGCCCGACGGCGAATTGGAAGATGAATTCCCTAGGGCGAAAGGGGCTTCTAAGCCTAAAGAAGTAAGGCTAAAAGAGATAAAAAAGAAAGATAAGGAACTGAAAATCAGAAAAGAAAAAAATAAAATCAAAAAGAAAGGACCTGCAAAGAAAATTAAAAAAGTTAATAAACCTACTTTGGAAATTGACTTGCATTACAATAAATTGGAGTACATCAATCCGAACTTTAATATTGATTCTATTTTGGCAAAACAAATGGATTCTTTGCAAAATCGACTAGAAAAAGCTCGAGAAAATGGCTATGATAAAGTCATTGTGATTCATGGCAAAGGTGAAGGTGTTTTGGAAAAAAGTATTAAAAATTTCTGCAACAACCGAGGTTATGCTTTTTATGATGCAAATTATGAGAAATATCAAAAAGGAGCAACTGTGATTGAATTGCCTCTAAATCATTGA